One region of Dryobates pubescens isolate bDryPub1 chromosome 20, bDryPub1.pri, whole genome shotgun sequence genomic DNA includes:
- the TMEM100 gene encoding transmembrane protein 100 isoform X2: MWDPAAPAPLRGAAWAGQAPCSPCPAGSLKSGLPPGTLPKTAGPSPSLVQGAGAASPSYACSGLVPAAVPSGSREETSILEYCHLRFIIQQHLTLQSPEQLSPLRDSALN; encoded by the exons ATGTGGGACCCTGCGGCGCCAGCACCGCTGAGGGGAGCGgcgtgggcagggcaggctcctTGCTCGCCCTGCCCAGCCGGGTCCCTAAAGTCCGGCCTTCCTCCGGGCACCCTCCCAAAGACAGCCGGACCTTCCCCG TCCcttgtgcagggagctggagctgcatccCCCTCTTATGCTTGCTCCGGGCTGGTGCCCGCCGCAGTCCCGTCCGGCAGTCGGGAG GAAACTTCCATACTCGAATATTGTCACCTCCGATTCATCATTCAGCAGCATCTGACACTTCAAAGCCCGGAGCAGCTCTCACCGCTGCGTGACTCTGCCTTGAATTGA
- the TMEM100 gene encoding transmembrane protein 100 isoform X1 — MTTEPIKEIPGTPKHPDPVTMEKSNNNDCVITTIPLVSECQLTAATGGAELSCYRCTIPFGVVILIAGIVVTAVAYSFNSHGSIISVFGLVLLSSGLLLLASSAVCWKIRQQNKKAKRRESQTALVAHQRTLFG; from the coding sequence ATGACAACTGAACCAATTAAAGAGATCCCGGGCACTCCAAAGCATCCTGATCCTGTGACCATGGAGAAGAGCAATAACAATGACTGTGTGATCACCACCATCCCCCTGGTCAGTGAGtgccagctgacagcagccacGGGGGGAGCAGAACTCTCCTGTTACCGCTGCACCATCCCCTTTGGCGTGGTTATCCTCATAGCCGGCATTGTGGTGACCGCCGTGGCATACAGCTTCAATTCCCACGGATCCATCATCTCTGTCTTTGGATTAGTCCTCTTGTCATCAGGACTCCTTTTGCTGGCTTCTAGTGCAGTCTGCTGGAAAATCAGGCAGCAAAACAAGAAAGCCAAGCGTCGGGAGAGCCAGACAGCGCTCGTGGCACACCAGCGAACCTTGTTTGGTTAG